A stretch of the Epinephelus fuscoguttatus linkage group LG2, E.fuscoguttatus.final_Chr_v1 genome encodes the following:
- the cdh15 gene encoding cadherin-15, producing MAVRMLMACVLGALLCQVWSSAEPHHEDKEQHPQALYLWRKGKGVVRVKRDWIIPPIRVLENSKQVPEDLVQIKSDKIFTGEVIYKLEGPGVDQEPKNLFEIDDKTGVIRSKRPLDRERYNTFTLKAFALSPSGERLENPTTIEIVVLDQNDNRPAFTQSQFVGTISEFSVPGTSVMSVSATDQDDPTTENAFLSYSIISQESIPANAVTKTMFGINNETGAIYTRDVGLDREVVKGFRLKLQVADMGGMGLTAEGVALIHVADINNHAPQFSPDSYSMTAVENWKDYEIGRVNVTDRDDRGTGNWEARYFITNDPDGNFAISTDPATNEGVLTVVKPLDYEAQHEYVLTLTVENVNRLSSKAPNLPVSTATVMVTVVNENEAPRFREDPVHIVVPESVAPGTLLKGNIAFDPDNSDLRYEISRDPERWLDINKDTGDITARRTFNMRSPNVRNNIYTAVVKVTDADGVSTSATVSITLKETNDFPPQLFPLSGTICKDAGRRSSGLIVTAVDEDLPPHAAPFAFEMPDDLSVNWTVIQVNDTHAVLQPLVELEAGEYAVTVFVSDSGSPVLSAYAQVNVTVCLCDSFGDCKSEAGAVLGSTVGISFIALIIIMACIALLLLLLLLAVAMTSCGRRHHIKKGTGLLVGESEDDVRDNVFNYDEQGGGEEDENAFNIDLLWNPHDAPSTPGSYYPGVPRGKQPLRRDAPHNLPSPTYPRRPPADPTDIEDYINDGLEAADNDPNVPPYDTALIYDYEGEGSLAGSLSSIASGSSDGDQDYDYLNEWGPRFQKLANMYDPR from the exons ATGGCGGTGCGGATGTTGATGGCGTGTGTGCTCGGCGCTCTGCTTTGTCAG GTGTGGAGCTCTGCAGAACCTCATCACGAAGACAAAGAGCAACATCCTCAGGCCCTTTACCTATGGAGAAAGGGCAAGGGAGTGGTCAGGGTGAAGAGGGACTGGATCATCCCTCCAATCAGAGTGCTGGAGAATAGCAAGCAGGTTCCTGAAGACCTTGTCCAG aTCAAATCGGACAAAATCTTTACAGGTGAGGTGATCTACAAGTTGGAGGGACCGGGGGTGGACCAGGAGCCCAAGAATCTGTTTGAGATTGATGATAAAACGGGAGTAATCAGGAGCAAGCGGCCGctggacagagagagatacaACACCTTCACG ctgAAAGCCTTTGCACTGTCGCCGAGTGGAGAGAGACTTGAGAATCCAACCACCATAGAGATAGTGGTGCTGGATCAGAATGACAACAGACCCGCCTTCACCCAGAGCCAGTTTGTTGGCACCATCTCTGAGTTCTCAGTCCCAG GCACCTCAGTGATGTCAGTGTCAGCCACTGATCAAGATGACCCGACGACAGAAAACGCTTTCCTGAGCTACTCCATCATCAGTCAGGAGAGCATTCCTGCCAACGCTGTTACCAAGACTATGTTTGGCATCAACAACGAGACAGGAGCCATCTACACAAGAGATGTAGGCCTGGACCGAGAG GTGGTGAAAGGTTTCCGGTTAAAACTTCAGGTTGCTGATATGGGGGGCATGGGACTGACAGCTGAAGGTGTGGCACTCATACATGTAGCTGACATCAACAACCACGCCCCACAGTTCAGCCCAGACTCG TACAGTATGACAGCAGTGGAGAACTGGAAGGACTATGAGATTGGCCGGGTGAatgtgacagacagagatgATCGTGGAACAGGAAACTGGGAGGCCAGATATTTCATCACCAACGACCCTGACGGCAACTTCGCCATCAGTACTGACCCTGCCACCAACGAGGGCGTTCTGACAGTGGTGAAG CCTCTGGATTACGAAGCACAGCACGAGTACGTCCTGACTCTGACGGTGGAAAATGTCAATCGTCTGAGCAGCAAGGCTCCCAACCTGCCCGTGAGCACGGCTACAGTTATGGTGACTGTCGTGAACGAGAACGAAGCTCCACGTTTCAGGGAGGACCCCGTACACATTGTGGTCCCTGAGTCTGTGGCTCCTGGGACTTTGCTGAAAGGCAACATCGCCTTTGACCCTGATAACTCTGACCTGAG GTATGAGATCAGCAGAGATCCTGAGAGGTGGCTGGACATCAACAAAGATACAGGAGACATTACTGCCAGGAGAACGTTCAACATGCGATCTCCAAATGTTAGAAACAATATCTACACTGCTGTTGTCAAGGTTACAG ATGCTGATGGTGTGTCGACCTCTGCCACAGTGTCCATCACACTAAAGGAGACCAATGACTTCCCCCCTCAGCTCTTCCCTCTGAGCGGCACTATATGTAAGGATGCAGGCCGGAGGAGTTCTGGTCTGATTGTCACTGCAGTGGATGAAGACCTTCCTCCCCATGCTGCACCCTTCGCCTTTGAGATGCCTGATGATCTGTCGGTCAACTGGACTGTTATTCAAGTCAACG ATACTCACGCTGTGCTTCAGCCCCTTGTAGAGCTGGAAGCAGGAGAGTACGCCGTCACAGTGTTTGTGTCAGACTCCGGCAGCCCAGTTCTGAGCGCTTACGCTCAGGTTAATGTCACCGTGTGTCTCTGCGACTCCTTTGGAGATTGTAAGTCTGAGGCCGGGGCTGTCCTGGGCTCCACTGTGGGGATCAGCTTCATcgctctcatcatcatcatggccTGCATTGCACTCCTACTGT TGCTGCTTCTTCTGGCCGTGGCAATGACCAGCTGTGGGCGACGCCACCATATCAAAAAAGGAACAGGTCTGCTTGTCGGGGAATCAGAGGACGACGTCCGAGACAATGTTTTCAACTATGATGAGCAAGGCGGGGGAGAGGAGGACGAG AATGCCTTTAACATCGACCTCCTGTGGAATCCCCATGATGCACCTTCCACCCCGGGGTCTTACTACCCTGGTGTTCCTCGAGGCAAGCAGCCCCTCAGGAGAGATGCCCCGCATAACCTGCCCTCACCTACCTACCCACGGAGGCCTCCAGCAGATCCCACTGACATTGAGGACTACATCAATGAT GGCCTGGAGGCTGCAGACAACGATCCCAACGTGCCTCCATACGACACAGCCCTGATCTATGACTATGAGGGAGAGGGCTCTCTGGCAGGCAGCCTCAGCTCCATCGCCTCAGGCAGCTCTGATGGAGACCAGGACTACGACTACCTCAACGAGTGGGGACCACGCTTTCAGAAACTGGCTAACATGTATGACCCACGTTAA